The Tenrec ecaudatus isolate mTenEca1 chromosome 11, mTenEca1.hap1, whole genome shotgun sequence region CGGTGGTGAGTGGCCTTGGTTCCTAGAAGCAAATAAATAGACACACACGTAATGAAATCATTGCATCTTCCAACCAAGAGAGACCAGAGACAATTTTAGGACCTGTCTACCACAGGCTCTCAGCCTAAAGGAATGGTGCCAAAGCAGACTAGAGCCTGCCAAACCAAGAATGCCAAGCAGGAAATAGCACTGCTCACTCCAGCGCAGCTGCCTCCTGCCATCCAGAAAGCAGGCAGGCAGAGCACACCAGGGCAGCCGTTACCTAGTGCCCACAGTTGGGCCGACATATCTCTGTCTCCCAGCTGTCAACATGCAGGAGCTGAAGGGAATTGGCTGCATGACCTTACAAGGTATCCTCCCATAATGCTACTTTAAAGACTCCTTGCTACCTGCCATCTCTTCCTCAAAAGGTAGCAAAACAAAGGATTCCAGACTCATTCATGTACCCACTCAGCTACCTAATCATCCGCCACTCCACTCACCAGCCATCCGCCCAAATCCTTCATTCAACTGGCTATACGTCCATCTGTCGGTGCATCCATCTCTTCATCCATCCAATCATTCACATAGCCACCCGTCTAGGCACTTACTCAACATTCCATCTGCTCCAACATTGATGGAGAAAGCACAATGCCAAATTACAAGGATGCTAAAGTTAGACACAGTCCCTGCCCGTAGGGACAGTGAAGGAGACAGATcaatacactgacaattacaaagTGCTTATGATTGCTCTAATAGAGGACAAAGAGTACATAGAGATTTTCAAATCCCATAACACTGTATAATCTGTAAATAAGAGTGAGCTATTATCCCAATAACTTTTTGGTTGTATTACTGTGTGAGCTATATTTCTTAAGGCATTGCTATTTTTGTCTGATCTAAAAAGTGAGGATATTAAGAAACTATTggtaacaccaacaataaatgaGGGTAGTTAATTCACAGGTTCATTCAAGTAACCACTATTGACTGTGTGGACTGTGCGCCTACTCAGTGCCAGGCCCAGTTCCAGGCAGATGTAGCATGGGACAGAAGGACAGGGGACAAAGACACTGGACTACAAGCAATAGATGTATGGGATGGCAGTCGGTGTTTAAATAGTTAGGAACATGGGAATGCTGTGGTGGGAAGGAACAACATGGATTTTTAAGACACTATTCAGAAATACTAGGCTACAGTGcttaatctgctgcataagacctctttaacgagttgaaaagcaaggaggttactttgagaactaacgtacacctgacccaagctatggtattttcaatcacctctgcatgtgaaagttgggcactgagtaaagaagactgaagagcaACCAAGGCATTTgaaatgatggtgctggagaagactgctGACACTACAACcgacggccagaagaacaaatgaatctctcttggatgaagtacagccaaactgctccttagagacaaggatggcaagactttgtctcacatcctttggacatgttgtcaggagagacccgtccctgaggaaggacatcctgcttggtcaagtagcaGAGCAGCCCAAAACAAGAagaccttggacaagatggattgacacagtggctgctgaaATGGGTTCAAACAAAGGAACGACTGTGAGGTCGGCGCatgactgtgcagtgttttgttctgttctacacCAGGTCCCTATGCATCAGGACCGACTCAATGACACCGAACAACAACACCAGCAGTGTTTTAATCACCAGTAGAGTAAACCAACGCATCGCTCGTTGGGCTTCTCAATGGAGAAGTAATTCTGGCTTGTGTGTTGGCTTGTCGATATGCACCCCATGACGAGTAACTGGTCTAAGCCTATTGTGCTCAGTCCACCACTCCTGCCTTTGTCAGCGGTCAGCACAGGCAAGGGCCCAGAGTCCGATCCTGGCCAACGTGATTCGAGGGGAAGCCTCCTGGGGGGCTTCTGGGAAAGTGCTTGACTGCGGGGAAAAGGGAGACACGGAACCTGAGGAGCCCTCGTCGTACACTTGTGGTCACCACTCTAGGTCGTCCTGTCACCAACATGAGGATGAGGCCGAGAAGGATGGGAAAACAGGAAGATGGAGAGAACCTAAGTTCTTGGTCACGTCACTGAGCCCCTGCGCCAACCAACCCCCACGCCCATTATACTCCAGGGCTTTGTGTTATATACGTTCATACATTTCTCTATAACCAAAAGCCATATTTAGTTGTTAAAGAAAGGTATATAAGTATCAAGTCAAATATGTCTGTCGACATGTGGCAAATTGGTGGGACAAAAGCGCTAGCTATTTCTCTATGGGAGTTATTGAGGAGCTTCCAGTTAATTACATGGGCACAGTAAGAAAGCTCTggtggaaggggggaagggagactccggatagggcaagatatgacaaaataacgatgtataaattaccaagggcacatgagggagggggagcaggggaggaggggggaaaaaaagaggacctgatgcaaagggcttaagtggagagcaaaagccttgagaatgattggggcagggaatgtatagatgtgctttatacaattgatgtatgtatatgtatggatggtgataagagttgtatgagtccctaataaaatgtaaaaaaagaaaagaggcgcCACGAGCCGGGCTGACGGCTGGAGTCGCTCGGTCGCGTGCTAGGCGGCGCGCAGCGTCCTTCAGCGTTCCATGGAGGTGCCCGGCTCCGGGACGCCCCCGGATTCCAGCTCTGGGCTGGTTCCTTCTGACAACTGGACCCCGCAAAAAGAGGATCTTAGCAACCAGATTAAAGAACAGAAAGTTGTTGTGGATGAACTTTCTAACCTGAAGAAAAACAGGAAAGTATATAAGCAGCAGCAAAACAGCAACATATTCTTTCTGGCAGACCGAACAGAAATGCTTTCTGAAAGCAAAAATACATTGGATGAACTGAAAAAAGAATACCAAGAAATGGAAAACTCAGAAAAGACTAAGATCAAGAAATAATCAACGTAATTTCCCATCAGAATGTGTGGCATTTGTTGTTCTGTCAGCTTTGCTGTTGAACATGTCAGCAGAGATTTGAGAGCGGACTTGCTGTACAATCTTCAACAGCGTGGGCCCAGCAGCAGTAAACAGTTGTTAAAGTGTAATGCTCACTACCAGTGCTTGTTTTCTGGACACACCCTTCACTTGAGGGGCGTTGGAACTGCCCAGCCTTTGGAAGATGAAGGAGGCAATGTGTTCCTATGGAATGGAGAGGTCTTTAATGGAATAAAAGTCGAAACTCATGAGAATGATACTCGAATTATGTTTAACTGTCTTTCCTCTTGTACAAATGAATCCGACATTTTGTCACTCTTCTCAAAAGTCCAGGGTCCTTGGTCTTTTATATATTATCAACCATCTAGTCATTCTTTATGGTTTGGTAGGGACTTTTTTGGGCGCCGTAGCTTGCTTTGGCATTTTAATAATTTGAGTGAAAGTTTCTGCCTCTCTTCAGTTGGCACCCAGACATCTGGAGTGGCTAGTCAGTGGCAGGAAGTTCCAGTATCTGGGATTTTCAGAATTGATCTCCAGTCTGCTGCCACGTCCAAAGGtgtgattttaaaattatatcctTGGGATTATAATTCTGGGGAGAAGGTTATCCAAGAATGTGTTGGTAGCCTGACCAAAATTTCGGCAAATTTGCCTAAGTCTGTATCGGTGGAAGCAAGTGAAGCCAAACTGTATCTTGAAAAACCTATTGCTCCTTTAAATATGATATTGCCACAGGGTCCCTTTGAGACTCCTAACACCGACATCTGCAGAGGCCCACCTACAAGAGAGACACTTGAAGTCTGCCTCGACACACACATGAGGGAAGTGGTTCAACAGTTCATCGATGTCCTGAGCCTCTCAGTCAAGAGGCGGGTGTTATGTTTACCGAGGGAAGAAAGCTTGCCGCCAAATGAAGCCTTGGAAACTCGCGGTAGGAAAGCAAATGTCGCAATTCTCTTTTCGGGGGGCATCGATTCCATGGTTATCGCAGCCCTTGCTGACCGTCACATTCCTACGGACGAACCAATTGATCTTCTTAATGTGGCTTTCATGACTACCGAGAAGGCCAGGCCAACCCGTTTTAACCCAAAAAAGAGTAAGCAGAAAAATGATTGTGAATTCGCTTTTGAAGAACGCTCCCCAAATCCTGCTGCCATGGCTGATGATAAGCTGGATGCACGCTTCAATGTACCCGACCGGGTCACAGGGAGAGCTGGTCTAAAGGAACTATGCGCTG contains the following coding sequences:
- the LOC142461436 gene encoding ASNSD1 upstream open reading frame protein-like, producing MEVPGSGTPPDSSSGLVPSDNWTPQKEDLSNQIKEQKVVVDELSNLKKNRKVYKQQQNSNIFFLADRTEMLSESKNTLDELKKEYQEMENSEKTKIKK